GTAGGCATCATAATCGCTTAGCATGACCGCATCAAATTCCTCGGGAACGGCAACACCATATTTAGAAGTATCCTCAAAAAGTTGTAATTGAAAGTAATCGTTAGGGAATATACCCAATGCCTTCTGATTCTTCTTTCCGAACATCATAAAGTAGGCATTTTTTCTCTTTAATAACGCTGCATAAATTTCAATAGATCTATCCTCAAAACTTGCCACGACCCGGACACGTTTATGCTTATTCTCAACAAAAGGTTTTGCAATTTCCATTGGAATGGCAATGAGATACATACCATCCATATTAGTTCCAATGCTTATTTCAAAAGTTGGACTTTGCATCTAACGTACTTTGAATTTTAAATGGCGATTTATGATTTAAAGGCAAAGTATAAAAGAAACAGGAAATTAATCTACTAATTTGGT
The nucleotide sequence above comes from Flagellimonas sp. HMM57. Encoded proteins:
- a CDS encoding YdeI/OmpD-associated family protein, with product MQSPTFEISIGTNMDGMYLIAIPMEIAKPFVENKHKRVRVVASFEDRSIEIYAALLKRKNAYFMMFGKKNQKALGIFPNDYFQLQLFEDTSKYGVAVPEEFDAVMLSDYDAYNIFEGLTDGKKRGIIYMITRYKNSQTKIDKTLLLCENLKRGIRDNKELLKPF